Within Methanococcus voltae, the genomic segment AAAATAAAAATATTTTACTCTCTGCCGACCGCCCAAAGGCAGTTGGGCATAGAAATTTTAAAAGAAAAATTGGAACTTTTAAAAATGCAAAAAAAAGGGCTTATGCAGAAGCTTTTAACGGGTCAAACCCGTGTTAAATATTAAAAAGCAAATCGATAGATTTGCCTTTACGCCGTCCGCCCAAAGGCAGTTGGGCAGAAGCAGTTGGGCAATAAAATACAGGCGATTTTATGAAAAAAGGTTTAAAGTTTAATATATGGGTTCGGGGTGGCACAAGCGATGCTACAAAGATTGTGCAGGATTTAAAAGATAATTTAAAGAAAAATAATATATTAAAAATAATTGTGACTACTGCAACCGATTTTGGGGGAGAAATTGCAAAAATAAACGCCGATAAAGTAATTTCCAAACCTATGCCTTATGAAGAACTTAAAAAAAAGTTAACAGAGGAAGAAATAAATTATTTTATAGATGCTACACATCCTTATGCGGTTAAAGCTAGTAATACCAGTTTAAAAGTTTGTAAAGAATTAAATATTGAATATTTAAGGTACGAAAGACCCGGGAGTGCTTTAGAAGATTATGAAGATGATAATATAATTTTTGCAGAAGATTATGAAGATGCAATCCTTAAAGCTTTTGAAATTAATAAAAAAGAGTCTAATATCTTCTTTATGGCAGGCATAAAAAATCTAAAAAGCGTAGTTGAACTTTCTGAAAATAAAGGATATGATAAACATAAAATAATAGCTAGAATGTTACCCGTTTCAGTTGGTGAAGCGTTAAAACTTTTACCA encodes:
- the cobK gene encoding precorrin-6A reductase; the protein is MKKGLKFNIWVRGGTSDATKIVQDLKDNLKKNNILKIIVTTATDFGGEIAKINADKVISKPMPYEELKKKLTEEEINYFIDATHPYAVKASNTSLKVCKELNIEYLRYERPGSALEDYEDDNIIFAEDYEDAILKAFEINKKESNIFFMAGIKNLKSVVELSENKGYDKHKIIARMLPVSVGEALKLLPPKNIVAMQGVFSKELNKHLILDYNCDVVITKDSGKSGGFYEKMEATKEADATLIVVKRPVSKDVKDSKENTNLNQDYGLKFDKIEDLVNYFLNITIKL